A window of Colias croceus chromosome 13, ilColCroc2.1 genomic DNA:
taatattcatttctatGCGCACTACGATGCGGCTACCCGCAGACCGCTCCGGTTGCTCGGAGAGCTGCGGCCCGAGTGACGGCCAGCCGGACGGTTGCTATACGCACTGTGCGGTTCAGTCTGCGGCTGCCCGCCATTGAGTGAGTGTGTGCACGTGGTTGCAATATGCTAGCTCTCATCTCGTGTTTGCGAATAAGGATGCACCCAGTACTTCTTTCTTTGCTTTTCTTCTTTACGTAACGTGTGTAAATATAGTAAATAGCTGCAACTTCTTCCATTTCCATCTTTGAAATGGATCAACATGACCGCAAATCGCAACGGTTCTTCAACCGCACTATGCGGCTACCCGCAatgcggctacccgcatagtgcgtATGAACCCAAACGTGTGGATTGAGCttaagagcattttcacattatccgatccgAGCGTTTTCACATAATCGGACGCCGATAGctgatatccgatatcggctacaatttgccctttcacattatccgataaaATCGTTCCGATATCATCATGAGTGTTGCCAgaattttttagaaaaaaccaaacaaaattgccatattatatatttttatactaaaaaGCTGGTACAGTCGACTCTCGTTAATTCGAAACTCGAGGGACTCTCAAAATATTACGAATTATCAAGAGTTTGAAATATCAAATGGTTCGAAATTTGtgagagaaaataaataaaacttcgaATTATTAAGTgttaatcaattattatttattaaatgctaTTCTACATTAACCGAATGATAACTAAACATACCAATTCGTGAGAAGTGTAAAGTCAAACTaatcataacaaaaacaacggCTCATTGAACAAGTTTGAACTTGTCgcaaaatgtacctacctgACTACCTGCTTACGATTCTTTCCGCCTTTCTCTCTGCAACTTTGAATTGTCGAGTGTTGGACGCCGATGAGTTCGAATTAAGGCGtcgttttgttatattatagcaATGGTATTTTCATTCGAATTACCAAATGCTAGAGAATACAATCCCGAGCATGTTTTTCAATCCCGGGATTACGGAATTTTTGATGGGTAATCCCGGGATCCCGGGACTATCCCGGGATCAGCCTTATGTGGGAATTGggttctaataaaaaaaaactgtaaagtTAAACTGGACGTTTTCGGACGAGTTTCTCAAAAGATGTTTTTAATGTTGTTAGTTgcaataatactaaaataatataaaaaatatacaaatcaAAAGCACTATTTCTCATTTCGGAAATAGAATCTTAGAAATATCAAAGCATCCAATGTTTGACTTCCTAGCCTGCTTCGTAATTTATTTCCAACAAAAGCAGCAGCTGAAAACGCTCGCTCAGGTTCTACACTCGTTGGAGGTATAGATAAAAGAtagcattttcaaaaatttcgAGTGGGAAAGTCCCTTCTAAGGTCTATACTATTATTAGGGCCGTACCCATGTATAGTCCGTATCCGTATCGTACCTTAGGTTTGTTTTTTATcgtcatataattttatgctaAGTCTAGGCTAGGTCATAGTCAAGGCGCAACGGATCGtagaatgaaaaatagaaGAGCTGTTTATATCAAGTGCTATCCCGAAAATACCGGGATTAGCCAAGTACAGTCCCGGGATTTTCGGGATCAGAAAAGGGTCGGGATCCCGGGATCCCGATTCCCGGGATCCCGGGTTGTATTCTCTACGGCAAGTGCACAAAAATGTATGGTTTTAGTTCGAAATATAAAGAGATTTTGTAGGGACCTCGTGATAACTTTGAATTATAGAGAGGTTCGAATTATCGCAGGTTTGAATTAACGAGAGTCGACtgtatgattaaaaaaaaaaacacctgATAGATTGTAGTTGTACAATGTtcatacctacattaaaaataactacattaaaaaaatggctTCAAAAATGGagaagtaaaatataaaaatgatttgatattattaattactgcACATTATTTAGATGACGTGTTTAGTAAATAGTTTTGATATCGGCGCCATATtatctcctccttttttgaagtctattaaaaacaaagcactaaatctgtgactcaatgacaacaatacaataaacagcacAACACCCGAGTAGGAGGAGGAGCGAGGCAAaatgagtaaataaagatGATAGACACTAATGTCTTGAAGATAGGTacggttgaatttaaaaatgcaatatacctatttttgtttacttcagttCAGCCAATAGCCGTAGATTATAGGAcggtattataattatagctCCCGTATAatcgtatttttaatgcctttaTGATTGtattcttaataaaaaggttttaaattaaaggattttttttttacatttagcgcCCTTTATcactgaaaaatgaaaatacacaaactagtgcTTTTCTTGCTGtataatgcattttcaaaaattgaGTTGGTAATATCGTCCGACAGCACACGGGCATAATATCGGCTACCGGCGTCCGATATTCGATATcggatcggataatgtgaaaacgctcttacctacctaccatGAATTGATTCGCGATTCGCGCCAAAAAGCTTTTAATGTCAAAGTTGTCAAACTGAAACTGTCAGAAACGTATAGAagtcaaatttaaaaagtaggtaggtaatcaaaaatattaactgttttgttttcttttaattgcTAATTAAAGTTTGAGAAAGTAGTCCCAAAATGAGTCTTTGGGTGGACAAACATCGACCAAAAGATTTAATGAAGTTGGATTATCATAAAGACCAAGCAGTAAGATTGAAAAGTCTCGTACAGCAAAGTGATTTCCCGCATCTTCTTGTTTACGGCCCTTCAGGAGCCGGCAAAAAAACCAGAATCATGTGCTTATTACGTGAATTATATGGCTCAGGAGTTGAACGATTGAGGCAAGAAACAATGCATTTTACAACTCcttcgaataaaaaaatcgaaatcaTGACTGTAAGTAGTAATTATCACATAGAGGTTAACCCTACTGATGTTGGGATTTATGACAGAGTTGTTATTATGGATCTCGTAAAAAATGTTGCACAAACACACCAAATAGACTCTTCTGGACAACGTGAATTTAAGgtagttattttaaatgaagttGATGATTTGACTAAAGATGCTCAACATGCCTTGCGTCGTACAATGGAGAAATATGTAGCGACCTGTCGGCTTATTCTAATTGCCAATTCAATATCTCGTGTCATTCCTGCTATAAGATCCCGTTGTTTAACAATAAGAGTCCCTGCACCTACAGAGAGTGAAATTTCCACAGTACTTCATACAGTGTGTAAAAAAGAAGGGCTCAATTTGCCATCAGAATTGGCTTTACGAATTGCTAAATGTGCAGATCGTAATTTACGTCGTGCTTTATTAATGTGCGAGGCGTGTAGAGTGCAACAATATCCTTTTACACCTAACCAAAAAGTACCGGAACCAGATTGGCAACAATTCATAAGAGAAACTGCATCAATGATTTTATCAGAACAATCTCCAAAGAAACTCGGTGAAGTCAGACAAAAGTTGTATGAGTTAATAATACATGGTGTACCGCCAGATATGATATTTTCAGGTCTGTTGAAAGAGCTTGTAAGAAATTGTGATATGGCCATGAAATGCCAAGTAGCGAGTCATGCTGCTATGTTTGAACACAGAATGCGTTTGGGTAATAAAGCAATATTCCACCTTGAGGCATTTGTTGCAAAGTTTATGGCCATATATAAGAAATTTATGGAAGAGTCACTGGGTGATGCATTCTAGTATTTTAAAAGGtgaatataaacaatatctgTGATTATGTCAGTTGTAAAATATTCTggttaaaattgtatgtactgTTTTcatgattgtttttattttaatgactgTGTAAGATAAGGATTTAATAAAACTCCATTTCtacttaatgtattttattactataaataactaactatataaataatagttctTAACTGGTATTTGATTGGCGAATAATCTAAAATTATCTACAACTGTGTGCATTAAAGCTACAGTAACTTCATTAGATAAATAATCTAATACAGCGCTCTTTGCTGTCAATACTTGTTCAATCATGTATGCATCTTCTGTTCCGCCTGAAAATTAAgaatatattcaattatagTTGTAGGAGGTTTCACATTCCTCACATATAATCTATAGTGATTCTTCccatttttataagtaaatcattgttttctttatattatatcgttTGGTAAATTCATCAAGATACATGCAgtgtaacataaatattattaataatgaataaacttaaaactataggtataatattttagtatttgaAAAGGATTAGAATttgtgcatttaaaaatatttttgctgatgtacatataaataacaagacaTAGAAATAAAGATCAAAGTGTATgtgtataaattttttaattgcgttgaaaatatgttaaaaaatttaaatttaaaatccaAATAATTGCAGAAAATACACAAGAAAGTAATTACtatcacataatttttttatacattttaatatatacatTACCTATAGTTTCGTTTTCTGAATTGATAAAATCTGAAAGATGTAAAGCTGATGAGTATGTACACAGGATGGAAATATGTagttaagtttatattatgaagataAGATTGAAaaagaatattatgtaagtaagtattatatttgtcaggtctataatatgaataattatgaGGACAAGGtcatgaaataaaaagaaacatattAAAGTAAGATGAAAGATAATGGAGATAGGAAATTTTGATTAGATTGAATTAAGAGCCAATATTCACCCTATgaaatgattaattattaattatcaattattaaatttttatgaatatgaatGTTCTTACTAggttgtaaataaaacaagggCGTCCTAGAATTTCGTACGGCTATTCGCTCTTGGCCTATAAGTAAATAATCTTCGTTGTCGTAACCACGCTGTCCAGTCCATGAATAAGTGATGTTGGTTTCTACATCACctggaatataataataattataaagccgaatttataaatttaagttgtgagtaaaatattttatattgttttgtggTTTGGAACATACGGGCAGATGCGGTTTGATCagatctgtttcactgatcgattttctttatagACGAGTAGGTGATCGGACTTGAGTCATTTTTTCcgcaccgggaatcgaacccaggtcCCCTCGGTTCTATGCTTACTCGTAAAGCACTGTGCCTACTCCCTAGGAGgtggttatattttatacagtgAGAGTTGGCCGTAATTGCACTTCGCAGAGAATTccaaataatacaatataatattgaggATATTTTACTACCCAGGTAAAGATATATATACCAAAAATTTCAGCTCTTCGaaaatgtaggtaactatactAACTATGCTTatctcttaatatatataaatctcgtgtcacaatgtttgtcctcaatggactcctaaaccacttaaccgattataataaaattcgcacaccatgtgcagttcgatccaacttggaACAGGCGGCGTCCCAGCCTGACATTTTGGGGGGGGACACGCAGCTGGAAAGGTATGGAATCCCCCCCCCCCAACCGTACTCGCCAAATATCGTATTCAAGTGAAGAAGAAGTGATAAGCAAAAACTTGAGAAAATCGTACTCGATAAAATaggaaaaaattcttatactgtacaatatattataaaaaaaccggccaagtgcgagtcggaagCCGTTAGCTGctaattttcgcaaatttcaaCATTTGCAAGGGATTAAAAACAGATGTGCGAGTGACTCCGATTTGCAcaagttttttatatattgtacctacagtataagaatttttttctattttatcgaGTACGAATTTTGGGGGGGGTCATGTCCCCCGTGACCACCCCCCTGGGACCGCGCCTGActtggaaatcccacgggaaagggaactatgcggggttttctctgaaaacgcgggcgaagccgcgggcggaaagctagttgcttataaatttatatttcacaaCATAATATCCACTCTACTCATGGACCAATTACGTACATTAAATGAACCAGTTTAACATAAAACAAGCAAATATTATTGTCCTTGACTCACTCAATTCCATTGTAATATACGATACGAAAGGGTCCGCTCTTCCTGATAGCATCATAGTTAATTCACCCACAACATGTAAGTCGCTTTTAAAAACAACACCGTTCTTTCCATTTTGCAAATTAAACCTGTAAAACCAGTAAATTAGCATATTTTATGGGAAAaacattttctatatttttttttttcgtaaacgatcaatattttattataaatgcaatcaaatttaatcatagaaatcttgtttaaaaatactaataaaaaatataaaaaggttTTTGAGTTTGGAGATGCTGGGATTTGAACCCAGGACTTTCAGCATGCGAAGCAGACACTCTACCACTGAGTTACATCCCCTGTATTGAAAGTGTCGAAATTAACAGTCATATTAAGCTGTACAATTTATTTGGTAGACCATTTCTTTAGGAGTTGATCCATAATATTCTTTCGGTTAAAATTATAAGAGAAAGATTGTTATAGATAATGATTTATCATGAATCGTGATCAACATTAATCGAATGATAGTTTTCGTGCTCGCCCCtctgatgatttttttttgcaataagtaggtaactagttacaaaattaattaatttatacgtaTACCGGCCATAcctattatttgttttaaatttctaGTCGTTTCACTCGTAAGTCGTAGCTAATCAAGATTATAGGTATCTACTATCTAGTGTTTTTAATTTCGAAAAAGTAGCTAGATTTAAAATCTACAAATTTCTTATAGGTATCTCTAAATATAGATACCTTTACATCCACAAAATAATCTACCTGCGTTCTAGAAGCTTCGTCCATCTTGCACCAGTGACATTGACTTTTcgtaacaaaaatgacatttgGTCGTCTGGCACGGAAACTGTGACGCTATTCAGGATCATCGGGTCGACGGGGGTCATGCCCAAATGCCTTGAATCCATCAGGAAGAAAAATGTTCGTAATCCTCGGCGAAGGCATTGTAAATTGTCCGCTCGACATGGCGGGAACGGCAGAGGTGGTTGTGTTGGAGCTGaaacagaaaaatattttttaaataatagcgGATTATTCATTAAGATGGTATACTATACAACACTACCTACATTGATTCTAGACGGTcatccaaaaaaaaaagtgtgtgtACAGAGCACAAGGGTCAGAactcagaagtgaaacttctttggtatCTAAAGAAGTATCGCTTTAAAAAcaagaataaaattatcaaattaaataaaaaaattattcatagcTTACTTAATCATTTTACGTGATCTCAAATTATATGCTTAAATGCTCTATGAAATGGAATTCAAAATTGATTATGGATTGTGTGATTCACGGATTCAATTACACAACGGATTAGGCTATAAGcctttattatttctatttaggATGAATATACCaaacaaatttcattcaatagacgaatctgataaaaaaattgtaaatttgtgTTATATTTCGATTTAATAGGATTACTTAAACAAttggaatttttaattattctttaaaaaagtacctatttatatagATGTCTACCTGCggataaaatgttttattcgaATATCTATTAGCTGTTGTccgcagcttcgcttgcgtggaaaagattaattttcatggtatgtaggtacctacaaacTTTCATCCCCTATGTTATTCCTTTGGCGCTGGCGGTagaattaatcatattattttgattttgtatataagaaaataatagctacttacctaatataaataacaaagcgaagacacagataaataatttattcgaaGACAAATAAACTAAATGTAGATTTTGTAAGATtacgtaaattaattatttttgttctaGGCCGATCTCTGTGAGAAAATTTTCCGTTAATGGGCGGAAATAATTTGGTAATACTGTTCCATGTAGGATGTCGATTAATTTAATCACTtatctttaataaattaaaaatatttacctaataaattaataatttattgagaCAAGGTTAATTAACTgtgaaattttatgaaattaagtatttacctacttaagtatataatatataataattatattatattactagctgtgccgcgcggtttcacccgcgtggctccgctcctgttggtcttaggaGTTAGTACTTAGTACCtacttagcgtgataatatatagcatatattactcgtggataatgtagctgtcgaatggtgaaagaatttttaaaatcggtccagtagtttatgagcctattcattacaatcaaacaaacaaagttttcctctttatataggtaactagctggtgcgttgtgcgcgggctgcaagcagcccgcgagccccttttgcccctgggttgaagcaatagggcagtcattagaaaatgtgttagaattcccagtccatttgtaattttctgctaacagtGATTCCacagtgcttataaattcccaattcaaatattttctattctggaatgctgtcgaccttcgaaggtgcgttgtgcgcgggctgcaagcagcccgcgagccccttttgcccctgggttgaagcaatagggcagtcatttgaaaataaattcgaattttctgtccatttgtaacatctgctaacagcgattctacagtcagtcggtaatgcttataaattccctattcaagtattttccactccgggaggctgtccaccttcgagggagcgtagtgcgcgggctgcaagcagcccgcgaagcatcccagggcagaaatcttcagtcatttgaaaatgcattaaaattccccgtaaatttgctattatctgcaaacagcgattccacagtcaatcggaagtgcttataaatttcaaattcaaatattttctattccggggggcggttcaccttcgagggtgcgtggtgcgcgagctgcaagcaacTCGCGGCttatcccagggcagaaatcttcagtcatttgaaaatgcattcgaatttcctttccatttgtaacatctgctaacagcgattctacagtcagtcggtaatgcttataaattccccattcaagtattttccactccgggaggctgtccaccttcgagggagcgtagtgcgcgggctgcaagcagcccgcgaagcatcccacggcagaaatcttcagtcatttgaaaatgcattaaaattccccgtaaatttgctattatctgcaaacagcgattccacagtcaatcggaagtgcttataaatttcaaattcaaatattttctattccggggggcggttcaccttcgagggtgcgtggtgcgcgagctgcaagcagctcgcggctcatcccagggcagaaattttcagtcatttgaaaatgcattcgaatttcctttccatttgtaacatctgctaacagcgattctacagtcagtcgaaactgcttataaattacttattcaaatattg
This region includes:
- the LOC123696785 gene encoding replication factor C subunit 3 — its product is MSLWVDKHRPKDLMKLDYHKDQAVRLKSLVQQSDFPHLLVYGPSGAGKKTRIMCLLRELYGSGVERLRQETMHFTTPSNKKIEIMTVSSNYHIEVNPTDVGIYDRVVIMDLVKNVAQTHQIDSSGQREFKVVILNEVDDLTKDAQHALRRTMEKYVATCRLILIANSISRVIPAIRSRCLTIRVPAPTESEISTVLHTVCKKEGLNLPSELALRIAKCADRNLRRALLMCEACRVQQYPFTPNQKVPEPDWQQFIRETASMILSEQSPKKLGEVRQKLYELIIHGVPPDMIFSGLLKELVRNCDMAMKCQVASHAAMFEHRMRLGNKAIFHLEAFVAKFMAIYKKFMEESLGDAF
- the LOC123696786 gene encoding uncharacterized protein LOC123696786 isoform X2, coding for MLLKCLRGVVALTIYSCCVHFCVGQFLTFRNYEPAPTQPPLPFPPCRADNLQCLRRGLRTFFFLMDSRHLGMTPVDPMILNSVTVSVPDDQMSFLLRKVNVTGARWTKLLERRFNLQNGKNGVVFKSDLHVVGELTMMLSGRADPFVSYITMELSDVETNITYSWTGQRGYDNEDYLLIGQERIAVRNSRTPLFYLQPSGTEDAYMIEQVLTAKSAVLDYLSNEVTVALMHTVVDNFRLFANQIPVKNYYLYS
- the LOC123696786 gene encoding uncharacterized protein LOC123696786 isoform X1; translation: MLLKCLRGVVALTIYSCCVHFCVGQFLTFRNYEPAPTQPPLPFPPCRADNLQCLRRGLRTFFFLMDSRHLGMTPVDPMILNSVTVSVPDDQMSFLLRKVNVTGARWTKLLERRFNLQNGKNGVVFKSDLHVVGELTMMLSGRADPFVSYITMELSDVETNITYSWTGQRGYDNEDYLLIGQERIAVRNSRTPLFYLQPNFINSENETIGGTEDAYMIEQVLTAKSAVLDYLSNEVTVALMHTVVDNFRLFANQIPVKNYYLYS